GCTTCAAGGGGCTAATAGTTGTGatcttaaaatggatttaaaaaaattaaaagctgcttttatgctagccaaaataaaacaaataacactttctccagaagaacaaatattatcagaaatactgtgaaaatttccttgctctgttaaacatcatgtgggaaaaatttaaaaaaagaaaaattaaagggGAGCTAacaattgtgacttcaactgtgtatataattATCCTTAATAATCAATCAATAACCAAAATGTTATCTAACTAATAATCTgttatgcaaaataataaaaagaaaaactcttATGGTAGGTGGACTCACTTAAAGAAATAATCAGCAAAGTTTTTacgaaacaaaataaattttttattctaTATTAACATAAACAATCTGATAAAtgcttgtatttatttgtttgtctgtttgaaTGGATTTAGttgtaggctatttattatatttgtattattctaAATGTATTTGCCACAAAGATAATTATTAGCCATTGAAGCTGATAGTTTTttgaagagatagttcacccaaaaatgaaaatttacacaCCTCTTTCTCATCCTCATATGGTTTTAAACCTGAATGAGTTTcattcctctgttgaacacaaaagaggatattttgaagaatgctggaaacctttaaccactgacttccaaaaacaaatacaatggaagtcaatagttaccggtttcttttctttaaaaatatctttattcCTGTTCAAAATGAATAAAGTCAAACAGGTTGTTCCAAACCACAAACCATTTATTAATTTAAGCACAAAGGAAGATAAAGGTGTATCAAGGTATATAAATGTAAAacgtgagtaaattatgacaggattatcatttttgggtaaactactgTATCAAATTAAAAAATCCTCCCTGCTCTTTTCTGCTTCTGCCTTTTCATTTCTTTTAACCATTTGTCCTTGAAGTTCAGATTTAACTGCGTTGCACTTTTTTAATCTGCATAGGAGCAGCTGTAAACAAAGTCAAAACCTCCCACAAGTGCTGCTATTTTCCGCTGATCATAATGCGGGACTCAGTCTTCAACTGCTGTGTttctcctcctcatcctcctggAGCTGCAGCTGCAGAGCGCAGAAGCAGATCTCCAGCCCCGCAGAACCACAGCCGCTTCCTGATGTTCTTCGACTTTGACGAGACTCTAGTGGATGAGTGCAGTGATGACTCCATGGTGTCTGCAGCACCCGGCGGAGTCCTGCCCGGCTGGCTGAAGGACACGTACCGTCCCGGCCGCTACAATGAGTACATGCAGCGCGTCCTGGCCTACCTCTCTGAGCAGGGCGTCACTCCGGCGGCCATTCGGGCCACTGTGGAGAAGCTGCCCCCCTGTCCAGGCATCCCGGCTTTGATGCATTTCCTGCTCTCACAGCCATCCAGAGACTTTGAAGTGGTTTGTGTGTCTGACGCCAATACAGTCTTCATAGAGACGTGGCTGCAGTACATGGGCTTCCAGCCGCTGTTTCTGCGCATTTTCACCAACCCGGCTCACTTTGATGATAATGGGGTACTGCAGCTGCGCCCGTTTCACTCCCACGAGTGCCTGCGGTGCCCAGCTAACATGTGCAAAGCGGTGGTGGTCCGGCAGTACGTGGCGCAGCGCATACGGGAGAGAGGAGGACGGCCCTATCAGAAGGTTTTGTACATGGGAGACGGGGCCAACGACTTTTGCCCGTCTCTTACACTGTCACCGGGGGATGTAGCCTTCCCGAGGCGGGACTTCCCAATGCACAAACTGATCCAGGAGATGGGGGAGGCCAAACCTGGGGAGTTCAAGGCAAGCGTGGTGCCCTGGAAGAGTGGTGAGGACGTTGTTAACACCCTAAGGAAGATTTTGGAGAGGACCTGATTGGAGACGATTTACAAAGTGATTGGAATGTGCTCAAGAAGCATTTaggacaggggtgcccaaacgtttTTTATAAAGGGCCAATTTCCAAACTTTATTGAGGGCTGTGGGTCGAAGTTAAAGATACCAAACCGTATTACATTCAATTTGCCGTGGGTCGTTTCCTAAATTGTttgtgtattatttaaaaaaaaaaactagaaaacgATCCttcaaaactgattaattaatgatgcagtttaattttaaacgttttataatgaacttattatagtaaaaacataaacaatctcatttatagcacaatggagttcaatgcagaatacactagtcaagctgcctttgccttgatttgttcGCCGATGTCTTGTGCATCTGTCAACTGACAGTattcacattttaaaagtcttgaatcatttacaacatttcattttagttgtGCTTCGTGCCAGCACGCATtggttatttatgtttgtattatatGTCTTTCATATGTTCGGCTCGAACCTTGATTTTATTAATCGAGCCAGTTTTGGGTTTTGGGCCGTAACATATTTGGGGGCTCATCCGGGAAAATTAACGTCCCAACATTTATTCTATGGTTCTCATGGTTCTACGGATACTCAATTCTTTTTTGTGCCCAAAGAAATTTTGTGAGGTATACTAGAGGTAGTATTAGAGTTACTGATTTGTCTATTTGCTTCTGACTAGCTTGTGATTCGAAAATGGCATTGTCTAAAGTGGAAGCTTTTCTCAGTGATCCTTCACTTGAGCAGTTTGATAAATGCCGCAAGGACGATCTTTTCAAAATTGCAGAACATTTCCAAATTTGGGTCAGTCGCCAGTTtctgaaaaaaactatttataaagtACTTTTACGATCATTTGGTAGAAATAGGAGTATTTTAGACCACTAGTGAGAACCTCAATGAACCTGGCCATAACTATTCAGCTGAAAGGCTGTGCAGTCCTATAAGTACAGATGCAGGGCATAGTAGCAATGTAACTGATGTTGAAGCGAAGGTTGAGGCTAAAGTTGTGTTGCGACGTTTTTTGTAGCtcctcaattaaacaaagaaacaaaaggtaTCAAtaaggtatatgcacagctagcgtttttcagccaatgatgaacttccggttAGAGCTTTATGTGACTGTTTTTAACTTTATatgattccttttacagcatcgatgttgtaatgtaattcaaatataatcagttaaatagacttaagcatccatttggttgttaaagtttaaaaagaaACGATCGGCCATTTTATCGCAGCCGGCGTCATTAGCGGCAAGCTAGCACAGAAGTTCTattaaaaatactggggtaaagtttatttccattttttaaagacatggcatggaaaaatATCATTTGATatagtgcttcttgtttggtctattaaccactttatatcgtatctcagccaggctGTGAAGAcggctgtttttttaaataatcagacTTTAAGTGTggtgattttgtatgggatgaaaATTAACTGCGCTGGCGGACTAAATTTAagagtctgtgtgcatataccccattcgaAATGACgtctctgtcaaaggcattcgccCCCAACCAACTCCCCATCATTCTTCCTCTATTTTCAGATGGCATGGCGGGCCACACCAAAGGATTTAGGAGTTGCAGAAACTTTTTCCGCCTTTTTCAGCCTCCTGTTTGTACGTTTA
This portion of the Danio rerio strain Tuebingen ecotype United States chromosome 3, GRCz12tu, whole genome shotgun sequence genome encodes:
- the phospho1 gene encoding probable phosphatase phospho1 (The RefSeq protein has 1 substitution compared to this genomic sequence), whose product is MRDSVFNCCVSPPHPPGAAAAERRSRSPAPQNHSRFLMFFDFDETLVDECSDDSMVSAAPGGVLPGWLKDTYRPGRYNEYMQRVLAYLSEQGVTPAAIRATVEKLPPCPGIPALMHFLLSQPSRDFEVVCVSDANTVFIETWLQHMGFQPLFLRIFTNPAHFDDNGVLQLRPFHSHECLRCPANMCKAVVVRQYVAQRIRERGGRPYQKVLYMGDGANDFCPSLTLSPGDVAFPRRDFPMHKLIQEMGEAKPGEFKASVVPWKSGEDVVNTLRKILERT